One genomic window of Elaeis guineensis isolate ETL-2024a chromosome 2, EG11, whole genome shotgun sequence includes the following:
- the LOC105033399 gene encoding GDP-L-galactose phosphorylase 1 isoform X2, which translates to MVSVTQVDGEYPFLKQNTGSEQSKCHKVPFTGNCLGIRTHVYWLGSPTEGNGAYVGFPYAVEERQSLLDALLLSQWEDHAWKGQLNYDVTACEIKVVSGEKNFVTQLNENWHPNFLTEFENNVFQPLEPIKSSCMKICEEDILCCAAHGEKESSVIIPLTMVPKDGILIVINASYFANPLPVEVLPTVPVYGDLLKTGICICEVADYPLKALVFISKNLKALADVVAEICSTLHNHNSAFNLLISDHGAKIFLFPQVRTVLLECHLSAWECGGFFVYNTKSDFDHVSEVEILKRMASMSLDDHSFQALKQLCCNIANKLTL; encoded by the exons GGAATTGTTTGGGTATTAGAACACATGTTTACTGGCTTGGTAGTCCTACTGAAGGCAATGGTGCCTATGTGGGTTTTCCATATGCTGTTGAAGAGAGGCAAAGCTTATTGGATGCCCTCCTTCTTTCTCAG TGGGAAGATCATGCGTGGAAGGGTCAGCTCAACTATGATGTTACTGCCTGCGAaataaag GTTGTCAGCGGTGAAAAGAATTTTGTCACTCAGTTGAATGAGAATTGGCATCCAAATTTCCTAACAGAATTTGAGAACAATGTCTTCCAACCTTTGGAGCCTATCAAGTCAAGCTGTATGAAAATTTGCGAGGAGGATATACTTTGTTGTGCTGCACATGGAGAAAAGGAGAGCTCTGTGATTATTCCTTTGACTATGGTACCAAAAGATGGAATATTGATTGTTATTAAT GCTAGTTACTTTGCAAATCCTTTACCTGTGGAGGTTCTTCCAACTGTCCCTGTATATGGTGATCTGCTCAAAACAGGGATCTGTATCTGTGAAGTTGCAGATTATCCTCTAAAGGCCTTAGTTTTCATAAGCAAGAACTTGAAAGCACTAGCTGATGTAGTAGCAGAAATATGTTCCACCTTGCATAACCACAATTCTGCATTTAATCTACTGATCTCCGATCATGGCGCAAAAATATTCTTGTTTCCTCAG GTCCGTACGGTGCTGCTGGAGTGCCACCTATCCGCTTGGGAATGTGGGGGCTTCTTTGTTTACAACAcaaaatctgattttgatcatGTCTCTGAGGTGGAAATATTGAAGCGTATGGCATCCATGTCACTCGATGACCACAGCTTCCAAGCCTTGAAGCAGCTTTGCTGCAATATTGCAAATAAACTCACTCTTTGA
- the LOC105033414 gene encoding photosystem II 10 kDa polypeptide, chloroplastic, with the protein MAASVMSSLALKPAPVLEIRPQVKGLPSLARSSSSLRVQAGAGKKIKTATPYGPGGGMNLPDGLDASGRKGKGKGVYQFADKYGANVDGYSPIYTPDEWSPSGDVYVGGTTGLLIWAVTLGGLLLGGALLVYNTSALAQ; encoded by the exons ATGGCAGCCTCTGTCATGTCTTCATTGGCTTTGAAACCAGCTCCAGTTTTGGAGATCAGGCCACAGGTCAAGGGCCTCCCATCCTTGGCAAGGTCCTCTTCTTCGCTCAGAGTCCAGGCCGGCGCTGGCAAGAAGATCAAGACAGCAACACCCTATG gtCCGGGAGGAGGGATGAACTTGCCAGATGGTTTAGATGCATCCGGGAGAAAGGGCAAG GGGAAGGGTGTCTATCAGTTTGCGGACAAGTATGGTGCAAATGTTGATGGTTACAG CCCAATTTATACGCCAGACGAATGGTCTCCAAGTGGCGACGTCTATGTTGGAG GAACCACAGGACTATTGATATGGGCTGTTACTCTTGGTGGACTATTATTAGGAGGTGCTCTTCTTGTGTACAACACCAGTGCCTTAGCTCAGTAG
- the LOC105033399 gene encoding GDP-L-galactose phosphorylase 1 isoform X1, whose protein sequence is MVSVTQVDGEYPFLKQNTGSEQSKCHKVPFTGNCLGIRTHVYWLGSPTEGNGAYVGFPYAVEERQSLLDALLLSQWEDHAWKGQLNYDVTACEIKVVSGEKNFVTQLNENWHPNFLTEFENNVFQPLEPIKSSCMKICEEDILCCAAHGEKESSVIIPLTMVPKDGILIVINANPVEYGHVFLMPYKIHQLSQSLDKKMFGLITQIAVEVNNCAFRIFYNHRVSTCSDQIYFEASYFANPLPVEVLPTVPVYGDLLKTGICICEVADYPLKALVFISKNLKALADVVAEICSTLHNHNSAFNLLISDHGAKIFLFPQVRTVLLECHLSAWECGGFFVYNTKSDFDHVSEVEILKRMASMSLDDHSFQALKQLCCNIANKLTL, encoded by the exons GGAATTGTTTGGGTATTAGAACACATGTTTACTGGCTTGGTAGTCCTACTGAAGGCAATGGTGCCTATGTGGGTTTTCCATATGCTGTTGAAGAGAGGCAAAGCTTATTGGATGCCCTCCTTCTTTCTCAG TGGGAAGATCATGCGTGGAAGGGTCAGCTCAACTATGATGTTACTGCCTGCGAaataaag GTTGTCAGCGGTGAAAAGAATTTTGTCACTCAGTTGAATGAGAATTGGCATCCAAATTTCCTAACAGAATTTGAGAACAATGTCTTCCAACCTTTGGAGCCTATCAAGTCAAGCTGTATGAAAATTTGCGAGGAGGATATACTTTGTTGTGCTGCACATGGAGAAAAGGAGAGCTCTGTGATTATTCCTTTGACTATGGTACCAAAAGATGGAATATTGATTGTTATTAAT GCAAATCCTGTTGAGTATGGTCATGTCTTCCTAATGCCATACAAGATCCATCAATTGTCTCAGTCTCTGGACAAGAAGATGTTTGGATTGATCACACAGATTGCTGTTGAAGTAAATAATTGCGCTTTTCGTATTTTCTATAACCACAGAGTTTCTACTTGTTCAGATCAGATATATTTTGAG GCTAGTTACTTTGCAAATCCTTTACCTGTGGAGGTTCTTCCAACTGTCCCTGTATATGGTGATCTGCTCAAAACAGGGATCTGTATCTGTGAAGTTGCAGATTATCCTCTAAAGGCCTTAGTTTTCATAAGCAAGAACTTGAAAGCACTAGCTGATGTAGTAGCAGAAATATGTTCCACCTTGCATAACCACAATTCTGCATTTAATCTACTGATCTCCGATCATGGCGCAAAAATATTCTTGTTTCCTCAG GTCCGTACGGTGCTGCTGGAGTGCCACCTATCCGCTTGGGAATGTGGGGGCTTCTTTGTTTACAACAcaaaatctgattttgatcatGTCTCTGAGGTGGAAATATTGAAGCGTATGGCATCCATGTCACTCGATGACCACAGCTTCCAAGCCTTGAAGCAGCTTTGCTGCAATATTGCAAATAAACTCACTCTTTGA